Below is a window of Polyangiaceae bacterium DNA.
CATGCTCCGCCCGCTCGCCATCATCGTTTCGGCCATCTTGCTCTCGCGCCCGGAGCTCGCGCGGGACGAGGCGGAGCGCTTCGCGAAGATCGTGCAAGACGAGGCGAAGACCCGCGGCTTCGACCCGCTCACCATGGTGGCCATCGTCCACAGCGAGAGCGGCTGGCACCCCGACGTCATCGCGCCGAATCGTGAGGACTACGGGCTCGGGCAAATCCGCGCGCGCTTCGTGGGCGCGTGCAAGAACGACGCGGATCCGCGCGACGACCCGAGCCCCGAGTGCCGCGCCGTGAAGCAGTCGCTGCTCGACGCCGAGACGAACCTACGCACCATGGGGCAGCTCATCAGCGACAACAGGAAGCTGTGCCTGGACAAGGCCAAGAGCGCGGCCTTGCCCCGTTGGCTCGCGAGCTACCAGGGTCTGAATTTCCCGAAGCAGAAGCGCTGGTGCGTGCCCGGAGAGAAGACCTGGCGCGTGATCAAGTACCGCGAGCGGCTGCTGCGCGAGGCCGGCAAGCCGAAGCCGCCGGCCAAGCGCTGAAGAGCATCAGAAGCGAACGGCGACCGTCGCGGTCCCGCCGGCCTTGACCGTGGTGCCCGACGCCTTGCGGCCGTGCTCGGGGTGGATGAACACCACCGAGTGCGGTCCGGCGCTGACCTTGAGCCCGACCAGCGGCGTGGAGCCCACCGGGCGGCCGTCGAGCACGACGCTCGCCACCGGGATCGAGTTGATGTTCAGCGTCCCGCCGCCCGTCGCCTCTTCGGCGATGGCCTTCTTGGCGTCCAGCTTCGCCTCGGCCTTGGTCGCCTCGGGCTTCTTCGCGTCCTTCTTCTCGGGCGCGCGCGCGCGGCTCTCGCTGGCGGGAGCGGGCGCCGCCGCCTGCACCGGCGCCAGGTCGTCCAGCGACGTGGCCTTCGCCTCGGCCTTCTGCTCGGGGGCCGGCGCGCTCGCGGCGTTGGCGGGCACCAGGTCGATGTGCAGCGCGGCTTCGGCGCCGCGCTCGACGGCGACGGCGCGCGCCGCGGTCGCCGCGAAGCCGGGGGCGTCGGCGCTCACGAAGTGCGTCCCCGCGCCGAGGTTGGTGAGCCGGCAGGGAGCGCTCTCGCACTTGACCACACCGTCGACGAACACGCGCAAGCCGTCGATCTTCGCCCCTCCGGGACCCGAGGCCGTGACGGCGACGCTGCCGGTGCCGGCCGAGCCGAGGCCCAGCGCGGAGCTGCCCTTGACCGCGGCGAAGCCGAGCGCGCCGAACACGCCGAGCGACGCCACGGCCGCTACGGCCCAGAGGCCCGCGCGGCTCTTCTTCGCTGGTGCGACCGCAGGCGGAGGCACGCTCGCGGCGGTGGGCATCAAGCTGTGCGCGCGGCTCGCGGGGACGGTCTCCTGGGGAGCGACCGGACGTGACGCCGGCGGCGGCGCGCTCGGCGGCACGTACGCGCGGACGGGACCCGAGCCCGCGGCCAGGCTGGCAGCCGCCGATGCACGAGACGCCCTGGAGCTGACGGGCGCATGCACGACGGGCTGCTCTTCTTCATCCGTGTACACGGGAGGGAGCGCGGGCGCGCTCTCCATCTCCATGGGCTTGCTCGGCGGCGCGACGTTGCGCAGCGAGGGCGGAGGGAGCGGCACCGGCGGGAGCTTCGTGGCGCTCGGGGTCGAGGGCTTTGCCGCGACGGGCGCGGAGTGCTTGCCAGAGCTCGGCGCGGAGGGCAGCGGCGGGAGCTTCGCTGCGCTCGGCGGCGGCGCGGCGCGCCGGCTCGGCGGAGGCGTCGGGAGCGCGGGACGCGGCGCCGAGAGCGCCGGGCGCGACGTGACCGGCGCGAGCATCGGCGACTGCATGGCGACGGTCGGTCCCTCGTCCACGTAGTCGTCGTCCACCGGGCGGATGGGCTCGAGCGGTGCCGGCGAGGCCTCCGGCGAAGTCGCGAGTAGCTCCTCGACGTCGAGCTCCTCCGGCGGCGCGACGTGCGCGCCGCGCGCGCTGGGCGGCGGCGGCTTCACGCTCGGCGGTGGCTTTCGCAAGCTGGGCGGAGGGGGAACCACACGCGCCGACGGCGGCGCACCTTTGAGCAGGCTGGCCGCCGCTGTCGCCGGTGCCATGAAGCGCGGCGCCGGCAGTGCCGTGTCGGACTTCTTCAGGTCCGGAAAAAGAACGTCGAGGCTCGGTTTCTCGTTCGAAGGTGACGAATTGAGGTCGGCCATGTGCTCCCTTTCGCCCGACCGGCTGTCCGGAACGGCGGCGAGACAATACACGCTGACCCCGATGGACGCACGAAGGATCCCGCAATGGATGCGCGGTTTTGGCAGGCGGTGTTGCAGCCGGCCGGTAAGGTTCCAGTGACACGCTGTGCGGAGTGCGACCTGGGATTACATCGGTCCACATGCAGCGCCGGCGTTCGAGCTCACGCCGCGGCGCTATCCTGTGCGCAGAGGAACGTCGCCGATGGATCTCCGCGTGATGCTCGAGAAGTGTGAACGTGAACAATGGCGCGTGGGTGATCTCGATTGGAACAAGCAGCCGCGCGAGATGAGTCGCGCGGACGAGATCGCCATCGTGCAGTACTTCACCGACATGGCCGGCATCGAGCGCTTGGCCGGCGCGCTCTTCGCTCAGCAGATGAAGAACGCGGACGACGAGGTGCTCCGGCGCATCTTCGCGACCTTCGTCAAGGACGAGGTGCGGCACGCGCACGCCGCGCAGATGCTCGCCGACTTCTACGACGTGCACCACTACAAGACCTACGAGCCCAACCCCGCGCTGGTCAGGTTCACTCCGCACTTCGTGAACGCGGTCCGTCACCTCTCACCCGAGATCGCGAACGCCTACATCACCGGCGGCGAGCTGGTGCTCGACGTGGCCCTCTTGCGCTCGATCAACGACTACGTCGGCGACGAGATGAGCGCGAGCGCCATGGAGCTCATCAACCGCGACGAGTCGCGACACATCGCGATGGATTTTCGAATGACCGAGTACTACTCGTCGCCGGAGTATCGCGAGAAGCTGAAGAACCGGCCACGGCAGCCGCTCGGCCAGCGCGTCAAGGGCGCCTGGGCGCTCGCCGGCGTCATGTATCACGCGGCTCCGTTCTTCAAGAGCGTGTTCTTCGAGCCCATGAGCCTGACGGATCCCAGCGGACGCCGCATCCGCGAGGCGTTCAAGCGCATGCAGATCCTCGGCACCAAGCCCGGGGTGGCGGAGCACCCCTTCACCCGCTTCATGCAGGCGCTCCAGGACCTGTACAACGATCACCCGGTGGCGCGGCTGGTCTTCGGGCGGCTGATCGAGCGCATCGTCGGCATCGACCGCTCCCTCTTGGCGCGGCTCTACACCGAGAGCGACCGAAAGCGCGCCGCGAGGATGAGCTTCGACGAGCTGGCCGAGGACGCGCTCTCCGCGAAGTACGCGGCTTGAAGGCCTACTGGCAGGCGTTGACCTTGCAGGTCCCGCTGACGCAGCTCTCGCTGTAGCAGACCTGGCTGCCGCCGCAGGGGCCGCCGTTCTTTTGCAGCGCCACGCAGGTGCCGCCGTCGCAGCGGCTGTAAGGAGCGCAGTGGTCGCTGTCGAGCACCTTCACGCAGGGCTGCCCGGGACCGGGCAGCGCCTTGCACGTGCCGTCGAGCGCGGCGCCGTCGCAGTACTCGCCGATCGGGCACATGCTCGGGACGGCCAGGCGCTTGCAAGCCGCACCGGAGCCGACTCGCGCCGCGCACTTGCCGGAGGCGGGGGGCGGGGCGTCGTAGACGCACGACAGATCCGTCGCGCAGAGCGTCCCGTCCTGGAACGCGCAGGTGTCGCCGGCCTTGCCGGCGAACACTTCGGTGAGCGCCTTGCAGGTGCCGGCCTGCTTGGCGGCGTCGTCGTCGCCGACGCAGAACAGCGTGGGCCCGCACTCCGGCTGGACGCCGCCGCCGCAGGGCTCACCCACCGCGCCGGGCTTGACGCAAGCCTGGGTGGCGTCGCCGCACACCAGGCCGTCCTGGCAGTCGTCGTCCTGCTTGCAGGCCCCGCCGGCCGCCAAGCGCTCGGTGCACTTGCCGGGACAGGCGCCGTCGAGCTTGCAGAACGCCGTGCCCTTGCAGTCGAGGTCGTAGCTGCAGTCCTCGCCCACGGCTGCGCTGCCTTCTGCCGCCGCGTCGCAGTTGTCGCTCAGACGATTCGCGAGCTCCGCGCAGCTCCGGGCCGCGATGTCCTCGAGGCACTTGGCCGCCATGGCGCCGTCGTATTTGACCTTGCCGGAGGCGACCGCCGCCGCGAGCTGGCCGATCTCGGCGTTCTTGACCCGCTCCTCGCTGATCTTCAGGCAGTCCTCGCCGTTCGTGAAGAACTGGAACAGGTCGCCGAAGCACTTCTGGTAGAGCGCACACTGCGCCTTGGCCACCTCCGCGGGGAGCTCGTCGATGCTCACCGTCTTGGCACCACCTCCGCCGTCGTCGCTCGAACCGCCACAGGCGGCGAACAGGAAGCCTGGAAGAACGAGCAGAGCCGAGAGCGAAGCTTTGCGCATGACCGAAATCCACCTCCGGGCGGGAGCGAGCCCGCACGAGAACGAGTGTAGCGCCCGAGCCCTCTCGGGTACACTTCGGGGCGTGGCAAACCCTTCGTCAACAGGCCAGGTGGAAGCCCGGGTCGTCGAGCTCGAGGTGCGGTACACCCACCAGGACCGCGCGCTCGCGGAGCTGAGCGACGTCGTGTACCGGCAGCAGCAGGTCATCGACCAGCTCGAGCGCAGGCTGAAGCTCCTGGAGAAGCGCCTGGTCGAGGTGGGTGAAGCGCCGGCGCCGCGGGATCCGAAGGACGAGGTGCCGCCGCATTATTGAGGGCGCGCACCGTCTCGGATCAGACTCGGGTTTCGCTCTTTCGCGCCCCGTGTTTGCCGCCGCGACCTGCCTCCGTCGAGGTTGTTGTCGAGACGCACTCGGGGAGCGTCAGGCCAAAATTCCTACCTGACGGGGAAAGTGCGCCGGCCTCGCCGGTGTTCTCGTGGGTCTTGGTCTCAGTGGCGGATCGCGATCTGCTCGTGCCAAGACAGCGAAAGTCGAGTCAGAGCTCGAGCAGCCAGCCCTGGTCGGTGCCGGGCTCGTCGTACGACTGCGGCTCGGGCACGCCTCCCCAGAGCAGCGCCCGCTTCCCGTCGCCGAACGCCGTGAACGTCGCCTGGCTCCGGGCGGGCGGAGCGCATTCGTCCGTCGGCAGAGGGCCCCAGGTGTCGGTGGCGAGGTCGTAGACGCCTCCCGTGGCGACGGAGGACACCTTCTCCCTCCCGCCCCAGACGACGAGCTTCGTGCCGAGCACCGCGGCGTAGTGTGAGTACCGCGGCGAAGGAGCGTCGGCGGTGGTCATGGACTTCCAGGTGCCGGTGACGGTGGAGTACCGGGCGCCGTCCGCGCGAGCGCCGGTGTCGTCGTAGCCGCCCCAGGCGATGAACTCGCTCGTGGAGGCCGACCAGGTCAGGCTGGCGCCTTCGCGAGCCGAAGGGGCACCTGTGGAAGGCATCTCCCACCAGTCGGCCAAGACCGGATCATAACCGTAGCCCGGAATCGCCCCCGCGCCGAAGCCGAACGCCGCGGGTCCGACATCAGTCCCGCCGCGTGCCAGCGCTCTGGGTTCGGAGAGCGACGTCGGAAGAGGCGCTTTCCCCGCGACTCCGATCCAACTTCCGGTCGCGGGGTCGAACAGCGCAGCGTCTGACAGAGTTCCTCCGAGATCGGGATTCAGTCCGCCCCACACCAACCAGCGGCCACCGGCTGCGCCCGACAGCGCGTAGTACCTGGGTGGAAGCAGTGCACCAGGATTGGGAAGCGCCGACCACACGTCTGTCTCGAGGTTCAGCGACGCCCCGTCATTGACTGGTGGCGCCGCGTACGCACCACCACCAAAGACCAAGAGTCGGTTACCGAGAACATCGACCGCGTGTGCACCACGTGGGGACGGTGCCCCAGCCGCCGGCAACGCGATTGACGTTCCATTCGAGAACACGCGCCAGCCGCCCTCAGGGAATTCGCCTGGCTCGGCGCCTGCACCACCCCAGATGAGGATCTGGTCGGTCCAACGGGCCGCGCCGTGGCCTTGACGGTAGCTTCCACCCGCAGGAACGGCCAAGCGCGTCCAGTGTTTGCCGGCACACTCGATAGCTGGTGTGCCCGAAGTACCGCCCGAGCCGACGCCTCCGGTTGCACCCGACCCGCCGTCTCCGCCGGCAGCGCCACCGCTGCCGCCCGCAGGATCGCGAGCGGTCTGCCCGCAGCCGACGGCCGCCAGGAAGGCCAGCGCCGCTGTCACCTCGAGCTTCACCGTGATCGCCTCGAGCAAAGCGACTTGTCGACCTCGACGGCTTCGGGCGTGTTGTCGCACTTCAGCCGCGACATGAGCTGGCGCTGGGCGTCGATCTCGCAGCACACCTGGTCGCACCAGTCCTCCAGGATCACGTCGGGCTCCGGGCAGCCGCCGAGCGGACGAAACCGCGCATCGGGAGGGGACTGCTGGATCTGACAGCACACGGTGCACTTCTGATCCGGCAGGATGTCTCCGCCGCCCAGCAAGCAGACGCCAGCCTGCTCCCAAGACTTCTCGCTCCCGTTCTGACAGCACGAGTATTCCATGGAGACCGGACCTGGATCTTCCCCGTAGATGTAGGTTGGAGCGTACGGGTTCTGCGCGCTGATCCGGCCGATCGCGCGGTTGAAGGTCCAGAAACGGGCGGCGAAGTCGCGCGCTGCTGCCCTCGCGGTCGAGCACTGAAATGCGTCGAGGCCGTGGTCGTTTGCTGGAGCTGGGCGCATCAGGTTTCCTGGGGCGCTACTGTGCCCCGATCCCAGCAGGACATGCCCGAGCTCGTGGGCGACGAGGTTGCTGGGCGGTGAGGCGTCCGCTCGGTCGATCTCGAAGGTCGCCGAACCCACTACCCAGTTGCCCCAGAAGTTCGAGCAGGCGAGATAGCCGAACTCGGCGAACACGGGGCTGAGGTCGGTGACCAGCAATTTCCTTCCGTGCTGGCCAACGGCACCTTCAATCAGGTTGTTTCGCTCGCTGTCGGCGTCATAGAAATGCCGTGCGCCCGCGTAGCAGTACTGCTCGAACTGCTTCGGCGCGTCGAACATGAACGCCGCCACGACCTGGAACTGGATGCCGCACTGGGTCCAGACGTCGTCCGGGGGATCGTAGTATGCAGTCGGGTCCTCCGACTCGAACTTCGTCCATGGCCACATGGTCGGCTCTGGAAACCAGAAGCTCGATTCGCCCCAGTCGGCGGGCCAGTTCGTGGTCCGCGAACCCTGGAATGGAATGAAGTCGAACAGCGCCGCGGCGCGCGTTCGGAAGTCCTGCCACTGCGGGTCGCCGGCGGCGGGGTAGTTCTTGCGCCACGCGATGACGACGACGGGGACCACCAGAACATCGTCGGCGAGCTTGAACCAAGTGGATGGTCCGCTCGGACCACTGTACGCGAGCGTGGCGGCGTACAGGCCGCCCGGCACCAGGTTGCCGCTGCGCATGGCCCACTTCAGCCAGCCTGCCTCATCGGGGGTCTGGTACCCGCCGTAGCCATGGAGCGAGTCACCGCGGATCGGCGTCTGCCAGTCGTCGATGCTGTTCCACGACGGCTCCGCGAACTCGAACGTTCGGAGGTGGCCGCCGGCGAAAGGGGAGCTCGAGTAGACGTGCGAATACGTTCCAGCCGCGAACATCCAGCGGCCCGGCGGCGCGGAGTACCAGCCTTCGAACCATGGGTTGTCGCGGTTGACGACGATCGGACTGCTGAGAGTCCCACTCCCCCAACTCGAGATGTGCTCGGTCTTCACGCCGACCTGACCATCGTTCCAGCCGCCCAGGCAAAGCGCGGCTGCCAGGATGCCAAGTTTCAAACCAACGTCGCTGCTAACTAGGGTGCTGCGTGCTGCGTGCTGCGTGCTGCGTGCTGCGTGCTGCGTGCTGCGTGCTGCGTGGGCATGAGCCGACCTCCCCGTTGGTGCGATCAACCGTATCGCGCTGGAGCCGCGAGCGTCAAGGCGTCGGCGGACGACTTCGTCGTTGAAGTGCGCGCCTGTGCCACATGACGTTTGGTTACATTCTCTCGGTGCATCAACCGAGCAACCCGCGCTCTCGGAAATACGCGATCGCGTCCGTCAGCGTCTCGCGGAGCGGACGGTAGGTGGCGCCGAGCTCACGCTCCGAGCGCTTGGCCGAGAAGAAGCAGGGGCGCGTGCTGTACTCGAAGAAGCTCCGCGTCAGGAGCGGCTCCTTGCCGGTGCGGCGCGCCGCCACCTCCATCGCCTTCACGACGCCGCGGGCCAGGCCGGAGGGGATCTTCACGTAGCGGCGCGAACGCCCGACCGCGTCGTCCACGGCCTGCATGAACTCCAGCGCGGTGAGGTTGTGCGCGGTGGCGACGTAGCGCTGCCCGGCGCGCCCCTTCTCCGCGGCGAGCACGTGTACCTCCGCGGCGTCGCGCACGTCCACGTAGCTGGCGCCGGCGTCCATGTAGACCGGCGGGCCACCTTGCAGCGTGTTGATGATGAGCTTGCCGCTCGGGGTCGGCGTGATGTCGCCGGGGCCCAGCACCACGCCCGGGCACACGACCCGCACGTCGAGGCCCCAGCGCGCGAAATCTTCGGCGAGCTCCCGGCTGTGGTACTTCGAGCGGCTGTAGGGGAAGTCGAGGTCCCAGGCCTCGTACGTCGTGGTCTCGTCGGCCAGGCCACCGACGGGCGGTCGGCCGAGCGACACGATGCTGGCGGTGTAGATCACGCGGGCGACCCCCGCGCGTCGCGCGGCCTCCAGCATGTTGAAGGTGCCGCTCATGTTGACCCGGTACATGTCGGAGGGGTCCGGCGCCCAGGCTTTGTAGATGGCGGCGGCGTGGAACACCGTGTCCTGTCCCGCCACCGCCCGCTCGCAGGCCTCGCGGTCCAGCACGTTGCCTCGCACCACCTCGACGTCGAGCCCGCGGAGGTTGTCGGTGGGCTCGTTGCCGAGGGCGAGCACGCGCACGCGCACGCCTCGCGCGCTGAGCGCGCGCACGATGGAGCTGCCGAGGAAGCCGCAGCCTCCGGTGACCAAAACCGATTTCATCGGGACCTCAGAAACGCCAGGTGCCGTCCACGCCGCCCGGCCGCACGCCCACCGACCAGGTGGCGCTCTCCTTCGTCGTCTTTTCGCCAGAGAGGATCAAGTAGATCCCGACGCCGCCGGCCACCGCCGCCACACCGAAGGCGACGTTGGCCAGGGTGCGATTCTGGATGGCCCGGTCGCGCGCGTCGGCGTCGGTCTTGCCCGAGTCGTCGAAGTCGCTCTTGGACGAGAGCGTCTGGATGCCGAAATAGGTGCCGGCGCCCGCGGCGACCACGCCGGCCCCGAGCGCGACCCAGCCCCAGGTGCAGGTGGAGCAGCCGGTCGGCTTGGGTGCCGGGGTGTCCTTCGCGGGCGCAGCCGCCGGAGCGGGGGCCTCCCCGACGGGCTTCAGCTCGGCAGCGGCGCTCCCCGCCGCCAGATCCGAGCCCTCGACTTCTACCGTCGTGGTGCTGCCCGCTTTGAGCACCACGGCCTGCTCGGAAGCGGTGCCGTCGCGGCGCTTGATCGCGAGCTTGTGCGAGCCCGGCGCGAGGTGGAAGCGCGTCGGGACCGGCGCGTCCACCACGTGCGCCACGCTGACCGTGGCGCCGATGGGCTTCTCGACGAAGACGTAGCCGAGCATGGGCTTGAGCACGGCCAGGCGCGCGCGGGCCGCTTTCGCTCGGCCGTCGTCCAGGCCCTCCGCGTTCAGCGCGCTCTCGAACGCGTCCGCTGCCCGCGCGGGCTCGTTGGCCTTCTCCCAGGCGAGCGCGGCGTTGTACTTGGTCGCCGGGTGCGGCTTGACCCGATAGGCCTCTTCGAACGCCGCGGCCGCGCCGGCGTAGTCCTTCTTCTCGAACGCGGAGCGAGCCTTCGCGTCCAGGTCGGCAGCCTCGTCGGCCCGCGCCGTCGCGGCCCCGAGCAGAGGTACGAGCGCGAGCACGGCGCACAGGGAGAGGGTGCGGGTCATTCCTCTCCTCAGTTGCCAATCAGCGTGACGCTGTCTCTGTGCGCAAGAGCGCCTGGCGGGCCAGTGCGCGAGCGAAGCGAGCCCGCGACGAGCGAAGCGAATCGCGTCGGGGGTCCGGGGGCTTGCCCCCGGCGGACGACCCTTGGAAGTGCCCGGAGGGGCAGGACTACGGTGGGGGTGGGTGGGCGGGACATCTAATAGGGCGTTGGCGCGAGCCCGGGGAGCTCCGCGGGCTTGTTCGAGTCTCTCACGACTTTGCCCGGGGGTGCAGCCGGGGCCGCTTTCTTGGGTTCCGCGAAGCTCAGGGTGGCGGTGCTCGCGTCCTTTGCGATCTTGGCGCTGGCCTTCCGCTGGTCTTCCGCCAAGGCCTCGAGCTCCAGGCCGTCGCCCCGCTCCGCGCTCCCGAGCACGAGCTTCACTCCGCGCGCTGGTGTGTCGATCGGGATGCTCTTGCCGTTGACCTTCAAGCTCTTGATGGCGGCGTTGGCCTCGATGCTCAGCGGAGTAGCCGTGGCGGCGGCGGGGGCAGGGGCGGGAGCGGGCTCCGCCTGCGGCGTCGCTGCGCTCGCGGGTGCCGTCGCCGCCATGGCGGGAGGTTCGCTCGGGGAAGGCTGCCGCTTTCCGAGCTGCCACGACACCACGCCGATGGCGACAGCCGCGGCGAGGCCGCCGAGCGCGAGCAGCGCTCGAGCGGCGGTGCGAGCCCGGGGTGGCTCCGCCGCCGGTTCGACCTGGCTCGCGCGCAGGCTCGAGGCCGAGATGGCGCTGGTGGTCTCTTCGGCAGCGGCGCGGGCCGTGCCGACGCTGGGCGTGCCCGTGTCCGCTGCCGCCCGAGCCGCAGCGGCGCCCAGCTTGGCCAGGCTGCTCCGGAGCTTGATCACCCGGCTCACCTGCTCGCGCCGCGCCTCGATCTTGGTGCTGGCGGTCGCTTGGACGAACTCGCCGACCTCGTTCGGGTCGGCCAGCCCGCCCACGGTCTTCCACGCCTCGACGACGCGCCTGCGCAGCTCGGCGGCGCTCGGAATGCGCGCCTCGACGTCCATGGTCAAAGCGTCCGCGACCAGCTGATCGAGCTCCTTCGGGAGGTCCGGCCGGACGCTCCCGACGCGCGGCGGCGGCTCGTTCACGATCTTGAGCAGGGTCGCGACCTGATCCTGCTCCCGGTACAGGCGCTGCCCCGCCAGGACCTCCCAGAGCACCACGCCGGCGGCCCAGACGTCGCAGCGCCGATCGACCTTCTTCCCCAGGGCCTGCTCCGGCGCCATGTAGGCCACCTTGCCCTTGATGATGCCGGAGCTCGTGACGTTGACCCGTCCGGCGGCCTTGGCCACGCCGAAGTCGGTCAGGCGGCTGACGCCGTCCGCGCCGACCAGGATGTTCTGCGGGCTGAAGTCGCGGTGCACTAGCTCGAGCAGCTCGCCGTCGTCGTTCCTGAGCTCGTGAGCGGCGTGCAAGCCTGCAAGTGCGTCGACCAGGATGCGCCCCGCGATGGGCAGGGGCAGCATCCCGCCACCCGCGCGCACCGCGCGGTGCAGACCGCTGAGCGTGTCCCCCTCCACGTACTCCATCACCAGGAACACGCCCTGCGGTCCGTCGCCGACCTCGACCACCGGCACCACGTTCGGGTGGCGGATGCGCACGGCGAGCTTCGCCTCCTCCACCATCGACACGGTGGTCTCTCGGCCCTCCGCCTGCATGAACGGATGCATCAGCTTCAGCGCCACCTCGCGGTGGACGTCCCCGACCACCGCGACGCGCGCCAGGTAGACCGTCGCCATGCCCCCGGTGCCGATGGGGAGCAGCAGCTCGTAACGACCCACGCGCTCCGGGAAGGACGGCGCAGAGTCGTCAGCGGTCATGGGACGGTCACAGAGTACCACGATTTAGTCTAGTATCTCGGCCCCCAAACATGTCCGCGATCGATCACGAAAAAGTCGCCGGCGAGGCGCTCGAGCTGTTCAAGGCGCTGCTCCGCATCGACACCACCAACCCGCCCGGCAACGAGCGACCCGCGGCGGACCTGCTCGCGCGCTTGTTCGAGCGCGAGGGCATCGAGTTCTCCGTGCTCGAGAGCGAGCCCACCCGCGCCAGCATCGTCGCGCGCCTGCGCGGCAGCGGCGAAGCCGGGCCGCTGCTCTTGAACGGGCACCTGGACGTGGTCCCTGCGGATCCCGAGCACTGGAGCCACCCGCCGTTCGAGGCGGTCGAGGCCGACGGCTGCGTGTGGGGCCGCGGCGCCATCGACATGAAGAACATGGTCGCCATGAGCGCGATGACGCTGGTGGCGCTCAAGCGCTCCGGCGCTCCGCTCCGCCGCGACGTGATCTTCGCTGGCGTGGCCGACGAAGAGGCCGGCTCCAACAAGGGCGCGCTCTTCTTGGTGCAGCAGCACCCCGAGCTGGTGCGGGCCGAGTTCGTCCTCAACGAGGTCGGCGGCCACACGCTGCACATGGGCTCGTCGCGCTTCTACCCGGTGCAGGTGTCGGAGAAAGGCATCTGCTGGTTCGAGCTGGTGGCGAGCGGCGATCCCGGCCACGGCTCGATGCCGCACCCGAACAACGCCGTGGTCAAGCTCAGCCGGGCCATCGCGGCGCTCGGCACGACCCGCCTGCCGCAGCGCGTGACTCCGGTGGTCGAGACCTTCCTGCGCACCCTCGCCCGCGGCGCGCCCTTCCCGCAGAAGAAGCTCCTGCCGCTGATGCTCGAGCCGCGCCTCGCCGGCTTCCTGCTCGACACCCTGGAGCGGCAGAACCCGGACCAGGCCCGCGGCATCAACGCCATGCTGCGCAACACCGTCTCGCCCACCATCCTGCGGGCGGGGCGCAAGGTGAACGTGATTCCGTCGGAGGCCCGGGCGGAGCTCGACGGGCGCGTCGTGCCCGGCACCAGCGTCGGTGAGTTCTTGGCGGAGGTGCAGGAGGTCATCGGGCGCGACCTTCGCCTGAACGTCCTCGAGCAGCACGACGGCACGGTCTTCGAGACCCA
It encodes the following:
- a CDS encoding transglycosylase SLT domain-containing protein, whose translation is MLRPLAIIVSAILLSRPELARDEAERFAKIVQDEAKTRGFDPLTMVAIVHSESGWHPDVIAPNREDYGLGQIRARFVGACKNDADPRDDPSPECRAVKQSLLDAETNLRTMGQLISDNRKLCLDKAKSAALPRWLASYQGLNFPKQKRWCVPGEKTWRVIKYRERLLREAGKPKPPAKR
- a CDS encoding PEGA domain-containing protein, which gives rise to MADLNSSPSNEKPSLDVLFPDLKKSDTALPAPRFMAPATAAASLLKGAPPSARVVPPPPSLRKPPPSVKPPPPSARGAHVAPPEELDVEELLATSPEASPAPLEPIRPVDDDYVDEGPTVAMQSPMLAPVTSRPALSAPRPALPTPPPSRRAAPPPSAAKLPPLPSAPSSGKHSAPVAAKPSTPSATKLPPVPLPPPSLRNVAPPSKPMEMESAPALPPVYTDEEEQPVVHAPVSSRASRASAAASLAAGSGPVRAYVPPSAPPPASRPVAPQETVPASRAHSLMPTAASVPPPAVAPAKKSRAGLWAVAAVASLGVFGALGFAAVKGSSALGLGSAGTGSVAVTASGPGGAKIDGLRVFVDGVVKCESAPCRLTNLGAGTHFVSADAPGFAATAARAVAVERGAEAALHIDLVPANAASAPAPEQKAEAKATSLDDLAPVQAAAPAPASESRARAPEKKDAKKPEATKAEAKLDAKKAIAEEATGGGTLNINSIPVASVVLDGRPVGSTPLVGLKVSAGPHSVVFIHPEHGRKASGTTVKAGGTATVAVRF
- a CDS encoding SlyX family protein is translated as MTEIHLRAGASPHENECSARALSGTLRGVANPSSTGQVEARVVELEVRYTHQDRALAELSDVVYRQQQVIDQLERRLKLLEKRLVEVGEAPAPRDPKDEVPPHY
- a CDS encoding NAD-dependent epimerase/dehydratase family protein is translated as MKSVLVTGGCGFLGSSIVRALSARGVRVRVLALGNEPTDNLRGLDVEVVRGNVLDREACERAVAGQDTVFHAAAIYKAWAPDPSDMYRVNMSGTFNMLEAARRAGVARVIYTASIVSLGRPPVGGLADETTTYEAWDLDFPYSRSKYHSRELAEDFARWGLDVRVVCPGVVLGPGDITPTPSGKLIINTLQGGPPVYMDAGASYVDVRDAAEVHVLAAEKGRAGQRYVATAHNLTALEFMQAVDDAVGRSRRYVKIPSGLARGVVKAMEVAARRTGKEPLLTRSFFEYSTRPCFFSAKRSERELGATYRPLRETLTDAIAYFRERGLLG
- a CDS encoding serine/threonine protein kinase — its product is MTADDSAPSFPERVGRYELLLPIGTGGMATVYLARVAVVGDVHREVALKLMHPFMQAEGRETTVSMVEEAKLAVRIRHPNVVPVVEVGDGPQGVFLVMEYVEGDTLSGLHRAVRAGGGMLPLPIAGRILVDALAGLHAAHELRNDDGELLELVHRDFSPQNILVGADGVSRLTDFGVAKAAGRVNVTSSGIIKGKVAYMAPEQALGKKVDRRCDVWAAGVVLWEVLAGQRLYREQDQVATLLKIVNEPPPRVGSVRPDLPKELDQLVADALTMDVEARIPSAAELRRRVVEAWKTVGGLADPNEVGEFVQATASTKIEARREQVSRVIKLRSSLAKLGAAAARAAADTGTPSVGTARAAAEETTSAISASSLRASQVEPAAEPPRARTAARALLALGGLAAAVAIGVVSWQLGKRQPSPSEPPAMAATAPASAATPQAEPAPAPAPAAATATPLSIEANAAIKSLKVNGKSIPIDTPARGVKLVLGSAERGDGLELEALAEDQRKASAKIAKDASTATLSFAEPKKAAPAAPPGKVVRDSNKPAELPGLAPTPY
- a CDS encoding M20/M25/M40 family metallo-hydrolase, which produces MSAIDHEKVAGEALELFKALLRIDTTNPPGNERPAADLLARLFEREGIEFSVLESEPTRASIVARLRGSGEAGPLLLNGHLDVVPADPEHWSHPPFEAVEADGCVWGRGAIDMKNMVAMSAMTLVALKRSGAPLRRDVIFAGVADEEAGSNKGALFLVQQHPELVRAEFVLNEVGGHTLHMGSSRFYPVQVSEKGICWFELVASGDPGHGSMPHPNNAVVKLSRAIAALGTTRLPQRVTPVVETFLRTLARGAPFPQKKLLPLMLEPRLAGFLLDTLERQNPDQARGINAMLRNTVSPTILRAGRKVNVIPSEARAELDGRVVPGTSVGEFLAEVQEVIGRDLRLNVLEQHDGTVFETHTPLYDAIVKAVGRHDPGGTVVPYMIPGFTDSFAYARLGATCYGFSPVRLPPDLNFTRMYHGHDERIPVDGFTWGFGVLSELVRDFCLEEG